The Verrucomicrobium spinosum DSM 4136 = JCM 18804 DNA segment AGGCAACGCACTGCCTCTCGGAATTCGTGCGAGACACCCCCGTCCGTCCGCGCCGCCGTTCATGATCGTCACCGACCCGTCCCGCCTTTCGCCGCTGGCCGCCCGCCAGGGGTGGCTGCCGTGGGCCGTCCTGATCACCGCATCTCTGGGAGCCATTCTGGAGGTCATTGATGTCAGCATTGTCAATGTGGCTCTCACCCACATGCAGGGGAACCTGGGGGCCACCCTCTCAGAGATCAGCTGGGCGTTCACGGGCTGCTCCGTGGCGAACGTCATCATCATACCCCTCACTGCGTGGCTGGGGCGGCGGTTTGGCCGGAAGACTTATTTCCTCTTCTCCCTTGTCCTCTTCATCGCCTCTTCCATGCTCTGCGGCCTGGCGACATCGCTGCCCGCATCCTGCAAGGTTTGGGCGGTGGCGTACTGCTGGCCAATGCCCAGTCGGTGATCTTTGAGTCTTTCCCTCCCGAGCGTCGGAGCCTGGCCCAGGCGGTGTTCGGACTGGGGGTCATCACGGGCCCTGCCATCGGCCCTATTCTGGGCGGCTACCTGACCGACACCCTCGGCTGGAGGTGGATCTTCTTCATCAATCTGCCCGTCGGCATTGTTTCCGTGATCCTGGCCATCACCTTCCTGCCTCAGGACGATGCTTCTCAGAAAAAGACTGGGGAGAGCGTGGACTGGCTCGGAATCGTCCTCCTCACGATCGGCCTCGGCAGCCTGCAGACCCTGCTGGAGGAGGGGCAGCAGGATGACTGGTTTGCTTCCCGCTTCATCACTGGTCTGGCAGTAACCAGCGCCGTGGCCGCCACCCTCTTTGTGTGGCGGCAGCTCACAGTGAGTCATCCAGTGGTAGATCTTCGGGTACTGCGCCACCGCTCCGTCGCGGCGGGCAGCCTGTACTCCGTCGTGCTCGGGGCTGGTCTGTATGGGGTGATCTTTGCCGTGCCGGTCTTTGCGCAGAATTACCTTCACTTCAATGCCATGCAGACGGGCAATCTCCTCGGCCCGGGAGCGATCACCTCGGCTGTGGTCATGATCATGCTGGCCAGGGTCACGAAGTTTGTGGATCCCCGCATACTGGTCGCCATGGGGGGCCTGCTCACTGCCCTGGTGGCGTTTCAACTCTCCCACATCACCACCCAGTCAGGAGCCAATGAACTCTTCTGGCCGCTGGTGATGCGCGTCGGGAGCAGCGTGTTGATGTTTCTGCCGCTTGCCCTGCTTCCCCCTGACAATGCTTCTGGCAACTTCACCAAGGTCGTCCAGCGCGTACCGGTGAAGATCACTTTCGACCCCACCACCCTCTCCGGCATCCGCCAGCAGGTCCGGCCAGGACTTTCGGCCATTGTAAGCATCGCGGTGAAGTGAAAAGCAATTTTATTTAACCACAGAGGCACAGAGAACACAGAGGAATGAATTTTTAGACAGAATTAACGGAATTAACAAAATTTAGGTTCCCGATTCAGGTCTCTGTCTTCCAGAACCTGAACCCCAATTCCGTTAATTTTGTTAATTCTGTCTAAACTTCAGTTTCAGTCTCTGTGTTCTCTGTGCCTCTGTGGTTAAACCCAATAACCCCTCCCAACCCAGACTCACTTCCCGAGCTCCCTCAAAATAAACACATACCTCCGCGCCACATCCTCCAGCTGGGCGTAGCGGCCGGTGGCACCGCCGTGGCCGGCGTCGAAGTTGGTTTCCAGCAGCACGGGGTTCTTTCCTTGATGCAAGGCACGGATCCTGGCCACCCATTTGGCAGGCTCCCAGTAGGCCACCCTGGGGTCATTCCAGCCGGTGGTCACGTAGAGGGAGGGAAAGACCTGGGGTTTGACATTCTCATAGGGCACATAGCGCCGCATGGCATCAAACACCGCGCGATCCTCTGGATTGCCCCACTCCTCATACTCGCCCGTTACGAGCGGGATGGCGGGGTCGAACTGGGTGTTGAGCGCATCCACAAAGGGTACATCCGCCACCACGGCACGGAAGAGACCAGGCGCCCGGTTCAGGATATAACCCATGATGAGCCCGCCGGCACTGGCACCGTAGCCGACCATGCCCGCTGGAGCGGTGTACTTGAGCTCCACCAGCCGCTTCGCGCACGCAAGGTAGTCGGTGAAGGTCACCTCCTTTTTCAGCACCCGTCCGGCTTCATACCAGGTCCGGCCGAACTCCCCTCCTCCGCGCACCTGCGCCGTCGCCAGGGTCACGCCGCGATCCAGCAGGCTGAGCCCACTGGCATCAAACCACGGATCGCTGCAGGAGCCGTAGGAACCGTAGCCATCCAGCACCAGACCCGCAGTTCCATCCAGCGGCAGGTCCTTGCGCCGCACAAGCCAGACAGGAAGCTTCACCCCATCCTCCGCCGTAGCCTCCACCTTCTCCACCACATACTTTGAGGCATCATACCCCGATGGGACTTTCTTCTGCTTGAGCACCTTCAACGTCCCGGTCTTCAAGTCCAGATCCGCCACAGTGTAGGGTGTAAGGTACGAGGTATAAGCCACCCTCTGGGTGGAGGTTTGATAGTCAGGCGTATCCTGGGCATCCATCGAGGCCCCCTCCACGGGCGCCGTCACCCAGCGCTTCTCCATGGTTGCCGCATCCACCAAGAAGACTCCCGGCACCCCTTGATTTCTCGCACCGACCACCAAATGAGTGGCATAGGCCTCCACCCACTGCAACGCCTCCTTTTCATCATAAGGCCAGAGTTCCTCCCACTTCGCGATGCCCCCCTCTGCGTCTGAGGCCACCAAGAGGCTGCCGTTGGTTCCCTTCAGGTTGCTTACGGAGTACCACTTGCCCTCCCGGTGTGCCAGATTGTGCCGCATGCCGGGCTGGCGCGGGATCAACACCGTGGCCGCATCACCGGGACGATCCAGGGAAAGCACCCGTGTTTCCGTGGTGTTGGTGCTGTTGCATTCGATCAGCAGGTACTTGCGGTCTTTAGACGGGAAAATGCGTACATCGAACTTCCGGTCGGTCTCTTCATACAGCACCACGTCTTCCTTGGCAGGAGTGCCCAGAACATGGCGCATGACGCGGTAGGACCGCTGGACCTCGTCAGGGGTGGTGTAGAAGACGGTGCGATTGTCATTTCCCCACACGGGGCCCATGGAAAAGGCGGTTCCAGGAATCACATCTGGCAGCAGCTTCCCGTTTGCGATCTCGAGAAAGTACAACGAGTACACGTCGGTCCCATCGTGGTTTTCCTTCCAGGCCAGCAGGCGGTCGTCCGGGCTGACGGACGCTTCTCCTCCAAGGAATACAGGATGACCTTGAGCACGCTGGTTGAAGTCGAGCATGATTTCCTCGACTCCTCCTGCCGTCTTCTTCCGGCACAGGGTCTCATACTCGCTGCCGGCCACATACTTCTCATAGTATAGGTAGGCTCCGCGCTGGACGGGCACACTGACGTCCTCATCCACCACGCGCGCGCGCAGTTCTTTGAGCAGGGTCGAATAGAGAGGCTGGAGCCGTTTGAAGTATGCGCTGGTGTACTCATTCTCCGCCACCAGGTACTTCCGCACCGCCGGATCATCGCGATTCTTCATCCACGAATAGTCATCCGGACGGGCCTCCCCATGCTCCCGATGCAGGAAAGGCCGTCGTTCGGCTTTGGGAATCGAATCTTTCCCTACAAGAGGGGTCACCAGCACGAGGGAAGCGAGGATTCTCCAGACCATGCCCGCTCATAACCCTCTCAGTCGAAAGGTCAACCATCGGCCAAGAAGCTCAACAAGGGAAAGCAAATGCCTATTGCATTTGAGACCCAGACGCAATATCTCTAAACCTGTCCAACCTCTCTCCCACCCCCTCACTCCACAACATCGGCGTTCCCGCCTGCCTCCCGCAGCCCTGCAACCAGACGCCCCTTAGCATTCCATGAAGCGCTTCCTCTTCAATCTTCACTCCTGGATGGGCCTGATCGCCGCGCTGGGACTCATTGTTATCGGTCTCACGGGCAGCATCCTTGTCTTCAATGAGGAGATTGACCGGAACATGGCACCGGGAGAAGTCATCGTGAGCCCGACCCCCGAAGGGAGGCTGCCTTACGATGCCCTCCTCGCCAGTGTGCGCAAAGCCGTCCCCGGCTACGTCGTCACGGGGTGGTCAGTCGCTAATTCTCCCACCAAGGCAGACCAGTTCTACGTGGTGCAGGAGGGCACTAGCGAATGGCGCTCTGTGAGGGCGAACCCGTACACGGGTGAAGTCCGGGGTACACCCACGGAGTCCAGCAAGACGCTGACGGGCTGGCTTCTGGAGCTGCACTACACGCTCTTTGCAGATCACGCGGGACTGATCATCGCTGGCTTGTTCGCCACGCTGCTGTTCTTTCTTGGCGTCACCGGCGTCTGGTTGTACCGGGGGTTCTGGAAGACGCTCTTCCTGCTGCGCTGGGGTCGCAGTGCCCGCATCTTCTTCTCAGACACTCACAAGATGGTGGGCATCACCACCGTGGTGTTTAATCTGATCCTGGGCTTCACCGGAGCCTGGTGGAACTTCAGCCACATCTTGCATCACATGCTGGAAGAAGAGCATGTAGAAGAAGATCCTCCGATACATCGCACCTTCGAGGCCCCTGGCACCTCCATCGACGCGCTGATCGCCAAGGCGGAAGCCAAAGCCGCCGACTACATCCCCGGCTATATCTCCCTGCCTACCACTGAGAAGGATGACCTCGTTTCCTACGGCAAGCTGGCGTCCTATGGCCCCTTCCGCAGCAACTATGGAAGCGTCGCCACCTTTGATGCCAAGTCTGGTGAGCTCAAGGACTTCACCGATGTGAGCCAAGGGGGGGCTTGGGCTCAAATTCTGGACAGCTTCACCCCTTTGCACTACGGCACCTTTGGCGGCCTTCCGGTGAAGATCCTCTGGTGCATTGGCGGCCTCGCCCCCGGCATCCTTTCCATCACAGGCTTCCTCATGTGGTACAAGCGCAAGTTTCCCAAACGCCGGAAACAAACCGTGAGTGAACCCGTGGGTGCCCGCGAAAAAGGCGAACTGGAACCAGCCAACTGATCCGGTTTTAAAAAGCAAATCCTCCGAGCCCGTGTCAGTTCTCAAAACGGCCTGTGTCCGGGAAGCTCGGGGAGAGCACGCAGCACATGACATCACATCCGCCTGACGTTGAGGTGGTGATGGCGGTGGGGAGGAAGCGGATGCAGAAGCCCCCCCCACCTGATCATCTTCTTCGGAAGTACCCAACGTTGGCCTGTGTTAGAGATCCCCGCTGGGGATCAACTTCGAGCTGAGACGGGCACCTCCAGATAGGTGCAAGCGATGGCTTGATGCTTCACCAGCGATCGTCTCAAACACGTCCTCGGGAAAACTCCCTTCCCCCATCACTTCAGATAGCTCTGCCAGGCTTTGGCACTGGCCTCGCCGGGGAACCAGCAGGCGATGCGTTTGTTTCCTTTGAAGTCCTTGTAGGGGGCGACCTCCTTCGTGCCCAGATCTCCCAACCAGCCATCCTGATCCTTGATCTTGATCAGGCCCGGCCCGCTCCCGCCCGTGCTCCGGGTGGTCCGTTGCCCCAGAGCTGGCCGACCCGTCTCTGCCGCAGGGTTTGCGGCCCCCAGTCGGAGTGTGATGGCATCGTCCATGAACGGACGGATGGCCTCCAGGGTTTTCCCCGCTTCATGGCCTTCATTGGGATGATCACCGATGGCCCACACCGCACCACTTTTGCGCGCCTGGGTCCAGGAGTCCTGGTTGCTCTTGCGCCAGTCTGGCTTCTCCTTTGCCCCCGTCGTGAGGAGCACTGGCACCTCCAGTGCGTCGCGCACGTCAGACGGGCCTCCTGCGGTGGCCTTCGTCACGGCCATCACCACCACCCGCTTGGAGTGCAATCCCGTGAAAACCCGGCTCAAGTTTGCCCCCGCTGAGTGCCCCCAGAAAGCAAGCGGCCCCGTCGCGATCTCCGGATGCTGCGCAACCTTCGCCGCCTCCGCCAAGGCCTTTTCCAGAAGTTCCACAGTGGCCGGCATCATCTGATACCCCGCCTCTTGATCATCGTCCTTCAGGTTGCACGCCAGCAACGCAAAGCCGTTCTTGGTCGCCCAAGCCTGCCAGTTCGCATCGCCCGCCAGACCACGACCGTCCCCGTTTTTGCCCGGAATGAGGAAGAGCGTACCCCGCAACATCCTGACATCATCCGGGGACCAAACTCGAAACTGGGCTGCCTCCAGATCGAGAGGAGTCTGGGGACCGAGATCGATTTCACCGCCGCCCGCCACAAGTTTCGAGCCAGTCGATACCACAAGGGAAACGACCACAATCAACGCGAATCGTTTAAAAGGAATGATTTGCGTCAATTTCATGTTTGTATTTTCTCGACAGAAAAGCATAAAACTCAAGTTTTACCAAGTTAATTCGAGGAACACTTCTTGACCAAGGCCGGGCTAAAAAAGGTGACAATCCGATCAGAAACGGGATTGACTATCTGTTGCGACTGCGTCTTGATTGCGACGCAATTGAGACCCAATCGCGCCTACTCCCCTCAAGGGCCGGTCAGCATCTCTTTTGCACTCTCACAACAACCTGTTCCGCCCGGCACCAACCGGCGGAAGTCCCGCACATAAATGAAGCAACGCAACTCATCCAAGACCAAGCGTCAGCGCATCGCCCGCGAAAGCGTGGCGGTCACGACGCTTCTCGCCACCGCCAGTTCTCTGACGGCTCAGACCGCCCCGGCTCCCGCTCCAGCTTCCGAACCGACTGGCACCCAGCAGCTTCCTGAGGTCGTCGTTTCCGGCGCTCAGGTGCCGCTTTACAAGCCCCAGGCAGTGTCTTCTCCGAAGTACACCGGCCCCCTTCGCGACGTTCCCCAGACCATCACGGTCATCCCGCAGGAACTCATGAAGGAACAAGGTGCCACGTCTCTGCGCGATGTGCTCCGCAACGTCCCCGGCATCAGCATCCAGGCGGGTGAAGGCGGCGGCGGCCCTGCTGGCGACAACTTGTCCATCCGCGGCTTCAACGCCAAGACGGACCTCTTCATCGATGGCGTTCGCGACTTCGGCGGTTATTCCCGCGACCCCTTCAACATTGAGCAGGTGGAAGTGGTGAAAGGCCCGTCCTCCACCAACGCCGGGCGTGGATCCACCGGTGGCTCCGTCAACCTCTCCACGAAGCAGGCCAAGCTTGATCCCTTCTACAGCGGTGAATTCACCGGCGGCTCGGACAATCTGTTCCGCAGCACGATCGACATCAACCAGCCGCTCTGGGTGAATGAAGGCAACCCTGGCGTGCAGGGCACCGTAGGCGGCAAGGGTGCCAAGGCCGTCCAGCCCGTCGCTCCCACGCCGACCACCGGCTCCGCCCTCCGCATCAACGGATTGTACCACACCCAGGATCTTCCTGGCCGTGACTACGTGGAAAACGAGCGCTGGGGCGCTGCCGCCTCCCTCGTTTTCGGTTTGGGCACCGACACCCGTCTGTCCCTGAACTACCTGTACCTTGAGCAGCACAACGTGCCGGACTACGGGATCCCCTGGATTCCTGAAACCGTCACCGATCCCCGCCTCACGAAGTACCACAACAAGGCGGCCCCGGTCTCCTACAGCAACTTCTACGGCATCCTGGACCGAGACTACGAAGATATCGTGACCCACATCGCCACGGCGAT contains these protein-coding regions:
- a CDS encoding S9 family peptidase, with product MVWRILASLVLVTPLVGKDSIPKAERRPFLHREHGEARPDDYSWMKNRDDPAVRKYLVAENEYTSAYFKRLQPLYSTLLKELRARVVDEDVSVPVQRGAYLYYEKYVAGSEYETLCRKKTAGGVEEIMLDFNQRAQGHPVFLGGEASVSPDDRLLAWKENHDGTDVYSLYFLEIANGKLLPDVIPGTAFSMGPVWGNDNRTVFYTTPDEVQRSYRVMRHVLGTPAKEDVVLYEETDRKFDVRIFPSKDRKYLLIECNSTNTTETRVLSLDRPGDAATVLIPRQPGMRHNLAHREGKWYSVSNLKGTNGSLLVASDAEGGIAKWEELWPYDEKEALQWVEAYATHLVVGARNQGVPGVFLVDAATMEKRWVTAPVEGASMDAQDTPDYQTSTQRVAYTSYLTPYTVADLDLKTGTLKVLKQKKVPSGYDASKYVVEKVEATAEDGVKLPVWLVRRKDLPLDGTAGLVLDGYGSYGSCSDPWFDASGLSLLDRGVTLATAQVRGGGEFGRTWYEAGRVLKKEVTFTDYLACAKRLVELKYTAPAGMVGYGASAGGLIMGYILNRAPGLFRAVVADVPFVDALNTQFDPAIPLVTGEYEEWGNPEDRAVFDAMRRYVPYENVKPQVFPSLYVTTGWNDPRVAYWEPAKWVARIRALHQGKNPVLLETNFDAGHGGATGRYAQLEDVARRYVFILRELGK
- a CDS encoding PepSY-associated TM helix domain-containing protein, which produces MKRFLFNLHSWMGLIAALGLIVIGLTGSILVFNEEIDRNMAPGEVIVSPTPEGRLPYDALLASVRKAVPGYVVTGWSVANSPTKADQFYVVQEGTSEWRSVRANPYTGEVRGTPTESSKTLTGWLLELHYTLFADHAGLIIAGLFATLLFFLGVTGVWLYRGFWKTLFLLRWGRSARIFFSDTHKMVGITTVVFNLILGFTGAWWNFSHILHHMLEEEHVEEDPPIHRTFEAPGTSIDALIAKAEAKAADYIPGYISLPTTEKDDLVSYGKLASYGPFRSNYGSVATFDAKSGELKDFTDVSQGGAWAQILDSFTPLHYGTFGGLPVKILWCIGGLAPGILSITGFLMWYKRKFPKRRKQTVSEPVGAREKGELEPAN